One Gossypium raimondii isolate GPD5lz chromosome 3, ASM2569854v1, whole genome shotgun sequence genomic window carries:
- the LOC105796691 gene encoding CBL-interacting serine/threonine-protein kinase 7, which produces MPSGAQPPMSPPASPPSLPSQQTPPEPPPPPPLKITRTKTPTGILLGKYQLGRLLGRGSFAKVHEATSLDDDNTVVAVKIIDKTKTVDAAMEPRIIREVSAMRRLQHHPNILKIHEVMATKTKIYLVMELASGGELFTKVLRRGRLDEPVARRYFSQLVSALHFCHQNGVAHRDVKPQNLLLDRNGNLKVSDFGLSALPEQLNDGLLHTACGTPAYTAPEVVRRKGYDGSKADAWSCGVILFVLLAGYLPFDDSNLAAMYKKIHRREFQFPAWVSKQAKGIIWQLLDPNPKTRMTMVKLMETSWFKRTVTTLRPSLSDNHLESLMQDKKLKHDMSCNGVTAFDIISMSSGLDLSGLFEGGVNKRKEKRYTTTSMELDGAMERVREIGERLGYRVEKGKRGVVGLGKGRVVVVVEVMEVAELFVLVEVKVVESGGVEFEEGQWLDLEAGLGNIFISWDNTAVG; this is translated from the coding sequence ATGCCATCAGGGGCTCAACCACCAATGTCACCGCCAGCATCACCACCGTCTCTGCCGTCCCAACAAACTCCACCGgaaccaccaccaccaccaccactgAAAATCACCCGTACCAAAACACCGACCGGCATACTTTTAGGAAAGTACCAATTGGGTCGCCTATTGGGTCGTGGGAGCTTTGCAAAAGTTCACGAAGCAACTTCACTCGACGATGACAACACCGTTGTGGCGGTCAAGATCATAGACAAGACAAAAACAGTCGATGCCGCCATGGAACCGAGAATAATCCGGGAAGTTTCAGCCATGCGCCGCCTACAGCACCACCCAAACATCCTCAAAATCCACGAAGTCATGGCCACAAAGACCAAAATCTACCTTGTCATGGAACTAGCCTCAGGTGGTGAGCTTTTCACCAAGGTTTTACGCCGCGGTCGCTTGGATGAACCCGTCGCTCGTAGGTACTTTTCCCAACTTGTCTCCGCCCTCCATTTCTGCCACCAAAACGGTGTCGCTCACCGTGATGTAAAGCCGCAAAACCTCTTATTAGACCGAAATGGAAACCTAAAAGTTTCAGACTTTGGTCTCTCAGCTCTGCCTGAGCAACTGAACGACGGGCTTTTACATACAGCTTGTGGAACGCCGGCTTATACAGCTCCCGAGGTTGTCCGTAGGAAAGGGTACGATGGTTCCAAGGCGGATGCTTGGTCTTGTGGGGTTATTTTATTTGTCTTGTTGGCTGGTTATTTACCCTTTGATGATAGTAACTTGGCGGCTATGTATAAAAAGATTCATCGTAGGGAATTTCAGTTTCCAGCTTGGGTATCAAAGCAAGCTAAAGGTATAATATGGCAGCTTTTAGACCCGAATCCGAAAACCCGAATGACCATGGTGAAGCTAATGGAAACTTCATGGTTTAAGAGAACTGTAACGACATTAAGACCATCATTATCAGACAACCATTTGGAAAGCTTGATGCAAGACAAGAAGTTAAAACATGACATGAGCTGCAATGGGGTTACTGCTTTTGACATAATATCTATGTCGTCAGGGTTGGATCTGTCGGGGCTATTTGAAGGAGGGGTTAATAAGAGGAAGGAAAAAAGGTATACCACAACATCAATGGAGTTGGATGGGGCGATGGAGAGGGTTAGGGAAATTGGGGAGAGATTGGGATATAGGGTAGAGAAAGGGAAAAGAGGAGTTGTGGGGTTGGGGAAAGGgagggtggtggtggtggtggaagTGATGGAGGTGGCCGAGTTGTTTGTTTTGGTGGAGGTGAAGGTGGTGGAAAGTGGTGGGGTTGAGTTTGAGGAAGGACAGTGGCTTGATTTGGAAGCTGGACTTGgaaacatttttatttcttggGACAATACAGCTGTAGGTTGA
- the LOC105796692 gene encoding auxin-responsive protein IAA4: MEGSVGYDNDLNLKATELRLGLPGTEPVSIVRRNKRSLQQVADDDCGVNGCKSDDQNETAPPPPKAQIVGWPPIRSYRKNNIQTKKNESEGGGIYVKVSMDGAPYLRKIDLKVYSGYPELLQAIENMFKFTIGEYSEREGYKGSDYAPTYEDKDGDWMLVGDVPWEMFITSCKRLRIMKGSEARGLGRGV; this comes from the exons atggaaggcAGTGTGGGTTATGACAATGATCTGAATCTCAAGGCAACTGAACTCAGATTAGGGTTGCCTGGAACAGAACCAGTTTCCATTGTTAGACGCAACAAGAGATCATTGCAACAAGTAGCTGATGATGATTGTGGAGTAAATGGCTGCAAATCTgatgatcaaaatgaaactgCTCCTCCTCCTCCCAA AGCACAAATCGTGGGTTGGCCACCGATCCGGTCTTATAGAAAGAACAATATTCAGACAAAGAAAAATGAGTCGGAGGGTGGTGGGATTTATGTGAAAGTAAGCATGGATGGAGCACCATATCTAAGAAAAATTGACCTTAAAGTTTACTCTGGGTACCCTGAATTATTACAGGCTATTGAGAACATGTTCAAGTTCACCATAG GTGAGTACTCTGAAAGAGAAGGCTATAAAGGATCAGATTATGCACCTACTTATGAAGACAAAGATGGAGATTGGATGCTAGTCGGTGATGTTCCATGGGA AATGTTCATCACATCATGTAAGAGATTAAGGATCATGAAAGGATCAGAAGCTAGAGGATTAGGTCGTGGtgtatga